One Salvia miltiorrhiza cultivar Shanhuang (shh) chromosome 6, IMPLAD_Smil_shh, whole genome shotgun sequence genomic window, AACAATTCATGATTTGGCAAACCAAAACACTTCAAACTATTCAAAAACTCAGGAGTGTGAATATCGTTGATCTATATCATCTACTTGAATCATATCTGCAAGAACTATTTGAACTAAAGTACAGTTTACCATCTCCAACCCCCAAATTAGTCATGTATTCATTAATGGAATGAACTGCATCTAAAGTAGGAGCAAGTATTTCCCTATTATCCAAGTAAGACAAATCAAAGTTATCACTATGAAACAATGGATATGTGCTAGATACGATAGTTCTTAACGGATCACCACCGCTCTTAAGCACAATATCATCAGGTAATCTAACCACAGGAACACCATCACTATAACTCCCAACTAATCCATCTCTAACATCAGCAATCCAACTGGAAAATTCTTCCAATTCAGTGGTCATTATTCCCATACATTTGTTTTAGACGCATATTCTTTGTCAACCTCAACACTTTGCAACGGCTCCAAATGTATGACGAATTTATCGTTGCATTAACTATATCATATGTCTATTACCTTCAGGGATAACGGGTAATATTTGCCGAAAATCACCACCAAATACAACAGTTTTACCATCAAACGACACATCTAATCTTTGATTCATCACGCACTCACATTATACCATGAATACTTCTATCTAAAGCTTCAAAACAATACTTGTGCACCATAGGAGCTTCGTCCCATATAATAAGCTTTGTCCTCAAAATTAACTCTGCCAATGGACTTCCTTATTTTATAATACACATAGAATCCTCATTGATACTAGTGGGAATCTTGAAACGTGAATGCGTTGTTCTTCCACCAGGAAATAACAATGAAGCAATTCCACTTGATGCAACATTCAAAATAATTTCCCCATTTGAACGAATAGCAGCAGACAATTACTTCCATATGAAAGTTTTTCCTGTTCCTCAATATGAAAGTTATTCCAGTCCCCACTTGATGAATATTTCTTAACACTAATATTAATATCTattcaattataaaaaatgaatttatacctctaaagaatatttatatattatactccatccgtcccattaaaagtggcatgtatttcattttgggttgtcccactgtAAGTGGCATATTTCCACAAATGGCAAAGTTTAACCCTTTTAAATGTGGACCCCATCACTTTTAACACatttacacattctccttaattctagtgccgaaaagttttgagcaaCTTAtagtggacggaggaagtaattaaattataatgtaCGTTTGGACAAACTAAAATATAACATCAATTGATTaacaattataaaaattaagataaattgattataaaaataattcctACATTTATATAAGAGCATTTCCAATGTAAAGTTGCAAATGAGATGCATCCTCATAAAAATTCATTGGGTGTTGTATGTTGAGTAGGTATGATTAGGAGAGAGGGGATGCAATATTGCATCCCCTATAATTGGCATAATGTGGGGCCATTcgattttttttactttaatttattttctattttttgttttacaCAAAATCTTgcgtacacccaggtgtaccgtacaattgGGTTGATCCGTACTCAAAATAGTgttaattactccctctgtcccattagtagtgtcccaCTTTCTTTTTGGGCTatcccattagtagtgtctcattCTCTTTATTCTttctattaatttatcatattaatgtcttctccttttttttttctctctctctctatgaactactatagtttatctctatttaatttataataattatttttaattattaatctcGACAATTGTGCAGTAGTTCTTTTGATTTacaattttgttattatttcgAAAGGTGCTTATATATTGCCAAATAGTAgcacttttttcttaaatttactttttttgtgagttcctattttttttatttagtatgCATTCCTATTTTACTTTTTTCATGTTATACGGTTtccattaaataaaaatctttattctttctaatatttataaaataattaatttaatattaaattaatttaagtgGGTTGAAAATAGGTCCACAATGATGTCagcaaaaaattgaattttaaaaaggtaTTATTGGAAGTGAAATAAGAACGGGGAATATGATGATGTGTATATGATGATGCCACTAAAAACCTTAAAATTAGGATGTAGTGTTGGAGATGGTCTAAGGAGTTATGATTCTTAATTTGGTGAGGTTTTTTAATTTGCAAGATTTGTTTGTAAGATATAAACCATTTATTTGGTTAGATTTTCAATTTCTGAAATTGGATTGCTGAATTTGAATGCTCAATTGTGGTTGAGCTTTGAATTGAAAAAcatgcagattttttttttcttttttctttcgaaTGTTCAATTTCTTTCTGATTTTGATTgtttgatttattattattattattattattatgaatgtTCAAAATTTCTTTGAATGCAGATTTTGGAATGttcaatttctttcattttgatGCAGATTTTGAATGTTCAATTTCTTTCGATTTTTCAATGTACAATTTTGGTTGAAACCTTTTGCTATTAATTTGTCAAATTAGAACTATGTTCTTATATGCTTTAATTTTGCCTCTGAGATTTTTTTATTAGTTATCGATTTTGAGCTTATTTGCggtttgaattaaaaaaaaactttgctATTTAATTGCCGAAACCTTTGAGCCTGAAACCTTTGGGCCTGAAAAGATCAAGCCCATGGACTCTTAAACATAGGAAAATTCATATTCATACTATTATAAAAGCCCAACTATAATAACAATACAATAAATAGTCATCTATCATTtgattttagggtttagaataggggtgagcaaaataccCGAAATCCGAATATCCGATCCGATCCAATCCGAAATTTAAACTTTGGTTCGGATTAATCGGATCTttggatcggatcggattgaattttaagaaaatttcgGATATTCGGATCGGATCAGTACTTTTCAAATCCGAActaatccgaaatccgaattgtatttaatatatatatatatatatatatatatatatattgaatatgttaatttatatatatataaattttgaattattgaatatgttaaaaagtaaaacctaaaccctaatttcctaACTAAATCAGCGCCGCACACACAGCCACAACTCCACTCCACCACCGCGTCTGACTCCCATCGCTCTCCAGTCTCCACCACCGGGCGTTCCGCGCCGACGCCGTCCCACCCCGCCGGCCACCACCCCACCTACTCTTCGCCTGCAATCCCCCACCACGCCACCTCCGCGCTTGCAATCCCCCAGAGCAGCTCGAAGCTCGAGCGCAGAGCGCCGCAGATCTGCGCCTCTCTTCCCGACGGCCGACGCCCTCCACCTCTGACCTCAGAGTTTCAGACGCCCTCCCCAGAGCACCTCATCGGCGCGTCATTCCTTCAGGCTGCAGGTAGGTTCGATTTTAGTTTTTAGTGAACCTCAAGAATGTTGAAAATTGATGCTTAATTATGACTTATGACTTATGAGTTATGATTGTGTTCGAATTTTGTTGATGTGTTCGAATTTTTCAGCCTTATGAATTGGTGCAGTTGTTTCAATTTTGTTCGAATGAATTGGTGCAGCCTTATGAATTGTGTTCGAATTTTTCAGCCTTATGAATTGGTGCAGTTGTTTCAATTTTGTTAGAATGAATTGGTGTAGCCTTATGAATTGTGTTCGAATTTTTCAGCATAGATTCTTCAGTTGGATTTTCGGATTGTTAGGCGTATGTATTTCGGATTTCTTGTCATtttggattttcggattttcggattttgcttatatttcggattttttcggtttggatcggattttatccgaaaacttcggattttcggattcgGATCAACGGATTATATGGTTCGGATtggattttattttcttcaaacttcggattttcggatcggatcggatcggatcaggCAAAAATCCGATCCGTAATCCGAATGCTCACTTTAGAAGCAAACACATAGGCGCCGCTAGACGCCTTAGAATCTTCTCAAGTCACCTAATTCCCCTGCCTCCCTTGGTTCCCCTTCTCCCTCGTCTCATCTTCAATTCCAGGCGCCTGGAGATACAACAACAGATTGAAGAAAAATTATCTTCTCATCGTCTACATCTTCCCCCTTCTCCTTAAATCTGTAGATCTTCTCAAATCACACTTAATTCCCTTGCTCCCTTCTGCATCTTCCCCTTCTCCCTCGTCTGTTCTGCATCTTCGCCTTCTCCCTTGTCTGCATCTTCAATTCCAACGCTACCCTTTTCCCTCATCTGCATCTTCCCTTTCTCTCTCGTCTGCATCCGTCGCTTTTGTTATTGCAGGCTGAAGAAGCAAGGTAAGCTACGGCAATATACAAAAATCACTTGGGGATTTGAACGCTAAGTTGCTCCAATGTGAACTGCTTGCTttccctttttttaaaaaatctcaTTTGCAATCCTAGTTCACAGTTACATTAAATTTATCTTGTTTTCTCATATGTTTCTGTTTTCTTCATATTtctttagaaaaaaattatttttgtgcTAGGTAGATTATATTAATGtcttttgataaatttaaataaatatgacttttatgaatttctttaatttttttaaataaaaaatagtataattttCAGTTGTCATGATTTACTTTGTTCTATatagttgaatttttttttttactttgagaGGCTATAATTTTGTGGCAAAGCTCATctattgttttttgttttaattgtgTAGATTTGCGAGGAACACCCTTGTGAGAAACTTCACAACAACACATGTAagttttttatgatttttttaataaataaagatGGTTTTGATGTTTTTAGGTAAATAAAATACGAttatttcattttgattttAGTGCAGATTTTGATATGTATAGATTAGTATTATCAAAGCTTTGAAAACCTTACAGCTAAGTATTTTCATATGTGCGTCAATCTTTGAAAAGCTTTGGGTAAGCTTTGGGTTTCTGATTGGTGTAGTTTGTTTTCTTGAAAATGATTTCTTTTATTTAGGATGCTGATGGGTATTGTTTCTTGAGGTTTCATGTTAAGCTATATACACTATCTCGattgagcttaaatatttcTGTGATTTGAAgctcattttgttgttttttggATTGTGTGCTAAGTAAATAAATTTGATGTATTCTAAATCTGAACACAGATTTAGTTGGTCTGGTTTGTTGAAATTTTCAGTGGATGATATAGATAAGATTTAGATATGAATTTGAagtaaaatctgaaaattttccCGCTAACAGCAGCTAGTATGCTCAGGTTTTGTTAAAAAACCACTGTTTTGGCAGCTAGTGTGCTTAGCTTGAATGTCTTTtgataagaaaaataaatacagaaaaaaaaaaatcatttcttTTTTCATCTCGTTTCAATCGAAAATATTCAATATCAATACTCCTTGCATCATATAGAAGAATCATTAGGAGccattatatattatatttacatTCATTTGTAGCAAAAAAAAGGTAACAGAAATGGTAGATAACATGATAGTATTAAATTTCTCTTATGAAAATaacatatgatttttttttctccttgatgataatatatataaatcatgaATATATACTAAAACCATTTTTCTTGTGGGTGTTGCAATAGGAGAGGTTCCATTTTCATGAATATATACTAAAACCATTTTTCTATACTTTAATATTAGTATAGATGGCGAATGCGGAGGCGGAGGCCGTCGATTTCGAGCCTGAGGAGGACGATCTTATGGACGAGGATGTCGGCTATGGCTCCCCCAACCGAGCCACCGTTCCTCGCCTGAAGTCCGCCATCACCGGCGGCGGCTCCTCCACCGCTCCAAAGAAGACTAAGGGCCGCGGGTTTCGCGACGAGGCCGCTGCTGAAGCGGACCGAAATGCTCGCATGTCCGCCCCCTTCGATTCGCTCGATTCAGAAGGCGGTCCTGGCCCCGAACGATGTCAGTATCCAAAACcctaattatttttgaattattccgttttttatttttccatttAGGTTATTTGTGTGAATTCACCTTGCTtcctaattatttttgaattattccgttttttatttttccatttAGGTTATTTGTGTGAATTCACCTTGCTTCTAACCGTTCTGTTGATATCTTTGTTCGGACATAGTTGCTGTATTAGAAATTTGAAAACATGTTATATTTTAGATCAGTTTCAGTAGAACCATTTTGGTGTATAGTATAATTGAGCTTGATACTCTCGCTTGGGTTGCTTTTTGGGTAGTGTTTACATTTTCCCTTGCACTCATAGTGTGGGAGAAGTGAGCTCTAGATGTACTACTAATTGAATTTGTTCGGGTGTTTGACACTGTTGTTTGTTGCAAATTCGAAGTGGAGGCATGTTTGATTAGATGGCaccatttgtttttcataaaaaCTTCAATTGGAtattgggatagaaattgaggTCTAGTTGTGATTGCACTTTTGTAGCTATTGAAGGATGGATTATTCTGGTTACTGGAGTTCATGAAGAGGCTCAAGAGGACGATCTGCAAAACGCATTTGGTGATTTTGGAGAGATAAAGAATTTACACTTGAATCTCGATCGTCGTACGGGTTTTGTCAAGGTATATAAATCTTGCATTCTTTTACGATTCGTTATGAAAGTTACCTGCTATATACTAATTATGTAACATGTTAAAGAGAAATCTAATGACATTCTATATGATGTTTATCAGGATTAACTTTAAATGTTATgtaaatcttcttcttcttccacaTTTTTACATTTTACACTTTGTTGAATTTGAAGGCATACCATCCCTTTCTGCAACCGCTTTAGATGATATTATAACATAGATTCTCTGTATCAGCAATTGAGGATCCTGTAAAATAGTTTAATGTTATAGCCCGGATGAACATTTTGAGTCTTACAAACTACCCTTGTGTGTAGATGGGCTCCAAGAAAAGATTATTATTTACTCTGAGTTGCCTAAGCAACATATTTGCATCTCTGAAGCAGTCTTTACTCACAAAGGGATTAGTCAGCATGTTTCTTTTTCTGCTCGACACCCTCATGTTTTTCTCGATAATAATCTATTTATCTTTCCCTTGACTATGTCGCTTGTATATCCATTGTCCACTAAATGTGTTATGGTATTTTCTAGGGCTATGCTCTAATTGAATTTGAGAAGTTTGAGGAGGCACAGAGAGCCATAAATGAGATGAATGGAACTGAACTCCTAACCCAGACCATGAATGTTGACTGGGCGTTCAGCAAAGGTCCATTCAGAAGAAGGAACATTAGGAGGAGGTATGTGATCTCAAATTCTCTGCAACAACAATATAAGTCCCTCTGTTCTTTCTAAATGTCTATCTCAAATTATGGGTTCTTATTACTGTTGCTCATAGTAT contains:
- the LOC130987511 gene encoding RNA-binding protein Y14A-like isoform X1 → MANAEAEAVDFEPEEDDLMDEDVGYGSPNRATVPRLKSAITGGGSSTAPKKTKGRGFRDEAAAEADRNARMSAPFDSLDSEGGPGPERSIEGWIILVTGVHEEAQEDDLQNAFGDFGEIKNLHLNLDRRTGFVKGYALIEFEKFEEAQRAINEMNGTELLTQTMNVDWAFSKGPFRRRNIRRRYVISNSLQQQYKSLCSF
- the LOC130987511 gene encoding RNA-binding protein Y14A-like isoform X2; protein product: MANAEAEAVDFEPEEDDLMDEDVGYGSPNRATVPRLKSAITGGGSSTAPKKTKGRGFRDEAAAEADRNARMSAPFDSLDSEGGPGPERSIEGWIILVTGVHEEAQEDDLQNAFGDFGEIKNLHLNLDRRTGFVKGYALIEFEKFEEAQRAINEMNGTELLTQTMNVDWAFSKGPFRRRNIRRRSPRGHRSKSPRRRF